One Alteromonas sp. KC3 DNA segment encodes these proteins:
- a CDS encoding tellurite resistance TerB family protein, protein MHIILGVLGVVVTILVLLNRLQEGGIDIGWLNPFSWHRRIKFRLQYETPPAYSLDSPMDVVALFMLAIAKSDGELTKEQKETLLGLFQSDFKLSASEAKNLLGSSSHILGNGQDVRANPKSVLAKSIDSFTDAQIFSTKSLLEQAARIEGEPSNEQTKLLNSIIAALPSSSKQEW, encoded by the coding sequence ATGCATATTATTTTAGGAGTTTTAGGTGTCGTCGTTACGATTCTCGTGTTGCTTAATCGACTTCAAGAGGGTGGTATCGATATTGGTTGGCTAAATCCATTCAGTTGGCATCGTAGAATAAAGTTCAGGCTGCAATACGAAACCCCTCCTGCTTACTCACTTGATTCCCCAATGGATGTGGTAGCATTATTTATGCTCGCTATTGCCAAAAGCGACGGAGAACTCACAAAGGAGCAGAAAGAAACGCTCCTCGGGTTATTTCAATCAGATTTTAAGTTGTCCGCGTCTGAAGCTAAGAACTTACTCGGTTCAAGTTCGCATATATTAGGAAATGGACAAGATGTAAGAGCTAATCCAAAATCCGTTTTAGCTAAAAGCATCGACTCGTTTACTGACGCGCAAATTTTCTCAACAAAATCACTTTTGGAACAAGCTGCAAGAATAGAAGGTGAACCTTCAAATGAACAAACTAAACTCTTAAATTCAATCATCGCAGCGCTGCCTTCTTCGAGTAAACAAGAGTGGTAG
- a CDS encoding DUF4272 domain-containing protein yields MNKLKSKNTEYLSSIGIEVPEHLPQIESLDEVNPRTAQDIAGRLCALAYVIGLGFDANGKELLKQLNKYDLMPYVSGYENGLLNQDIIGDQDKINMSWLTECAQALAWCIGLVGLDHFRHCDNDLAHKIPFKADPKDFIQKAKLRPICEIQEQSDLLYRMHWYARNCGLTGQECELSEGIVSERRKAIDWAYGVEEDWDTVPMDT; encoded by the coding sequence ATGAATAAACTGAAAAGCAAGAATACTGAATACTTAAGCTCAATTGGCATTGAAGTGCCTGAGCATTTACCTCAGATCGAAAGCCTAGATGAGGTAAATCCTAGAACAGCTCAGGATATCGCTGGCAGATTATGCGCCTTGGCATACGTTATTGGTTTGGGATTCGACGCAAATGGCAAGGAGCTACTCAAGCAACTTAATAAATACGATTTGATGCCTTATGTCAGCGGGTATGAGAATGGCTTGCTTAACCAAGACATAATCGGAGACCAAGATAAAATAAATATGTCGTGGTTAACCGAATGTGCTCAGGCGTTAGCTTGGTGCATTGGTTTAGTGGGGCTGGATCACTTTAGGCATTGTGATAATGATCTGGCCCACAAGATACCTTTTAAAGCTGACCCTAAAGATTTCATTCAAAAGGCCAAGCTTCGCCCGATTTGCGAGATCCAAGAACAGTCCGACCTTTTGTATAGAATGCACTGGTATGCAAGAAACTGTGGTTTAACTGGGCAAGAATGCGAGTTAAGCGAGGGTATTGTTTCAGAGCGTAGAAAAGCAATTGATTGGGCGTATGGTGTAGAGGAGGACTGGGATACAGTACCAATGGATACCTAG
- a CDS encoding HNH endonuclease: MLVLRLNKAGMPQEWIDVEQAAKLYSQDKVLFELGSDAITLKGGWNHQGLQSQLTLSSIIACDGKVTDLSGKVALTNRYLFRRDSYLCLYCGHQFTPKQLTRDHIIPRSRGGKDTWTNVATACQRCNHAKGAKTPEEANMPLLAVPFRPNVYERFYLMNRRILADQMAFLQSHFTSNRRWACNV; this comes from the coding sequence ATGTTGGTACTTCGATTAAATAAAGCAGGCATGCCACAAGAGTGGATAGATGTTGAACAAGCTGCAAAGCTCTATAGCCAAGATAAGGTATTGTTTGAGCTAGGCAGTGATGCTATTACCTTGAAAGGTGGCTGGAATCATCAGGGCCTTCAAAGCCAACTTACACTGTCGAGCATAATCGCGTGTGATGGCAAGGTAACTGATCTTTCTGGCAAAGTGGCACTTACCAATCGATATCTGTTTCGAAGAGACAGTTACCTTTGTTTGTACTGTGGCCATCAATTCACGCCAAAACAATTAACTCGCGACCACATTATTCCCCGCTCACGAGGTGGCAAAGATACGTGGACGAATGTAGCAACGGCTTGTCAGCGCTGTAATCACGCCAAAGGCGCAAAAACCCCAGAAGAAGCAAACATGCCATTGCTTGCCGTACCATTTAGACCCAACGTTTATGAACGCTTTTACCTTATGAACAGGCGAATACTGGCTGACCAAATGGCATTTTTGCAAAGTCACTTTACCAGCAATCGCCGCTGGGCCTGCAATGTTTAA
- the proB gene encoding glutamate 5-kinase: MSNPNWKRVVIKVGSALISPNQQGCSSHYLLSIAQFIVRCRANGTQVVLVSSGSVAAGAHLFPEQEKSDIAVKKAMAAAGQTEMIATWDRLFDFPSAQMLLTHADLRDRERYVSIRETIFSLLDNNILPIVNENDTVTTDKLKVGDNDNLSAMVASAAEADALIICSDIDGLYDKNPHEHDDATLLKTVDHIDESIYAMAGGAVKGGVGTGGMRTKIEAAEKAVSHGIDTYIINGFTELSFNMLLNGENPGTHFKPHAKPMQENVHWMRHTSNAQGEVIVEGDFDASLDSNADQLTSSEIVDVKGEFSVGDTILVRKEDGTKLVKAKSNYSSCLLNFIANQENEEFANEFEEKTGPIISDQHIANLEKE; this comes from the coding sequence ATGAGTAACCCTAATTGGAAACGTGTAGTGATAAAGGTAGGTAGTGCACTGATATCGCCCAATCAACAAGGGTGCAGTAGTCATTATCTATTGAGTATTGCTCAATTTATCGTACGTTGCAGAGCGAATGGTACCCAAGTGGTGTTAGTTTCTTCTGGTTCGGTAGCTGCAGGCGCACACCTGTTTCCAGAGCAAGAAAAATCAGACATAGCGGTTAAAAAAGCAATGGCTGCCGCAGGTCAGACTGAAATGATAGCGACGTGGGATAGACTGTTTGATTTTCCTTCGGCGCAGATGCTACTTACACACGCGGACTTGCGTGATCGTGAGCGTTACGTAAGTATTCGCGAAACAATTTTCAGTCTGTTGGATAACAATATCCTACCTATCGTTAATGAGAACGATACGGTAACAACCGATAAATTAAAGGTTGGAGACAACGATAACTTGTCTGCAATGGTGGCATCGGCCGCAGAAGCAGACGCACTGATTATCTGTTCAGACATCGATGGACTGTACGACAAGAATCCGCATGAACATGATGATGCGACCTTGCTGAAAACAGTAGATCACATTGATGAGTCTATATATGCCATGGCAGGTGGTGCAGTGAAAGGTGGTGTGGGTACTGGTGGTATGCGCACTAAAATAGAAGCGGCTGAAAAAGCTGTTTCGCATGGTATAGACACATATATTATTAACGGCTTTACTGAGCTGTCGTTTAATATGCTGCTAAATGGTGAAAACCCAGGCACGCACTTCAAGCCCCACGCGAAACCGATGCAAGAAAATGTGCATTGGATGCGACATACGTCGAACGCGCAGGGCGAGGTAATTGTAGAAGGTGACTTCGATGCCTCACTCGACAGCAATGCAGACCAACTTACCAGTAGCGAGATCGTTGACGTAAAAGGTGAGTTTTCGGTAGGCGATACCATTTTGGTTCGTAAAGAAGATGGAACCAAGTTAGTGAAAGCTAAATCGAATTACAGTAGCTGTTTATTGAATTTTATTGCTAATCAGGAAAATGAAGAGTTCGCCAACGAATTCGAAGAGAAAACAGGACCGATTATTTCTGATCAGCACATAGCAAATCTGGAGAAAGAATGA
- a CDS encoding glutamate-5-semialdehyde dehydrogenase: MSIITELAQQAKQAARTLAILSESQKNAVLTDMAAAIRANKDKIIAVNEKEVARAKENNLDAAMVDRLILNDERIESMAEGIEVIVELDDPVGKERVIGTRPNGIEIKKMRIPLGVVCMIYEARPNVTADAGALCFKSGNAVILRGGKEALDTSLAIAELMQDVLEKHNLPKALVTVVPNPDRTLMQELMEQRDYIDVIIPRGGEGLINYVTDNAKVPVIQHFKGVCHLYVDQDADLDKAMGLLLNGKTQRTGVCNALEGLVVHSAVAGDFLPKVAEAFKEKGVKVHVNEKGSAYFTDADIIAEDAYGEEYLGLEIAIRVVDDFDAAIDHIAQFGSNHTEVICTEDAEKGKLFQRAVDASVVMVNASSRFSDGSQLGLGAEIGIATTKLHAYGPMGLESLTSEKYLVNGEGQIRE; this comes from the coding sequence ATGAGTATTATTACAGAGTTAGCACAACAGGCAAAACAAGCTGCACGTACATTGGCTATTTTAAGTGAAAGCCAAAAAAACGCGGTGTTAACTGACATGGCGGCAGCTATTCGCGCAAACAAAGACAAAATCATTGCGGTTAATGAGAAAGAAGTAGCACGAGCAAAAGAAAACAACCTTGATGCTGCCATGGTAGACCGCTTGATTTTGAACGACGAGCGTATTGAATCTATGGCCGAAGGTATCGAAGTTATTGTTGAACTTGACGATCCGGTTGGTAAAGAGCGTGTTATTGGCACTCGCCCTAATGGGATAGAAATTAAGAAGATGCGTATTCCATTAGGGGTTGTGTGTATGATTTATGAAGCACGACCTAATGTTACCGCAGACGCTGGCGCGCTGTGTTTCAAGTCTGGTAATGCGGTTATTTTACGTGGTGGTAAAGAAGCGTTAGACACAAGTTTAGCGATTGCTGAGCTTATGCAGGATGTACTTGAAAAGCACAATCTACCAAAAGCATTGGTCACTGTAGTGCCAAATCCAGATCGCACACTAATGCAAGAGCTTATGGAGCAACGCGATTACATTGACGTAATTATTCCGCGCGGTGGCGAAGGGTTAATTAACTACGTTACCGATAACGCGAAGGTGCCGGTTATCCAGCACTTTAAAGGTGTGTGTCACTTGTATGTAGACCAAGACGCTGACCTTGATAAGGCAATGGGTTTATTACTTAACGGTAAAACGCAACGCACAGGTGTATGTAACGCCCTTGAAGGGTTAGTGGTTCATTCTGCTGTTGCAGGTGATTTCCTTCCTAAAGTAGCTGAGGCGTTTAAAGAGAAAGGCGTTAAGGTACATGTAAATGAAAAGGGCAGTGCCTATTTCACTGATGCTGACATCATCGCGGAAGACGCTTACGGTGAAGAGTATCTAGGGCTTGAAATTGCTATTCGCGTTGTTGATGACTTCGATGCCGCAATCGATCATATTGCGCAATTTGGTAGTAACCATACCGAAGTTATTTGTACCGAAGACGCAGAAAAGGGCAAATTGTTCCAGCGTGCTGTTGACGCAAGTGTGGTAATGGTTAACGCGTCATCGCGTTTTTCTGACGGTAGCCAACTTGGACTCGGTGCAGAAATTGGTATTGCCACAACCAAGTTACATGCGTATGGCCCAATGGGACTCGAGTCGCTGACATCTGAGAAATATTTAGTCAATGGCGAAGGTCAAATTCGCGAATAA
- a CDS encoding IS110 family transposase codes for MKKSVVQNINVGVDVGKDCLDIHIRPLEEYLKVSNDKKGIGEALKRLRQLTVERIVIEATGRYEMAFVSACAKAALPFSVVNPVHVKRFAGAIGRKAKTDKLDAALIAHFSEVIQPALSTLKPENIQKMADAVARRNQLLEMQTREKNRLQIMPKTVQSSIKAMLTVLKKQIQKMDDELADLIQSCPEYQAKSELVQSMPGIGKVSAAALISYLPELGLMNSKQVAALVGVAPMNKESGRYKGKQVTQGGRHQVRTVLFMAMMSAMQCNAKFKATYERLVAAGKPKKVAIIACVRKMVVILNSMVRNGVMWEEKAA; via the coding sequence ATGAAAAAATCAGTAGTGCAAAACATAAACGTGGGTGTAGATGTAGGCAAAGATTGTCTCGATATACATATTCGTCCGTTGGAGGAATATTTAAAAGTAAGCAACGACAAGAAAGGGATAGGTGAAGCGTTAAAAAGGTTAAGGCAATTAACGGTTGAGCGCATTGTTATTGAAGCGACAGGCCGCTATGAAATGGCGTTTGTATCTGCTTGCGCGAAAGCAGCATTACCTTTTAGTGTCGTCAATCCTGTTCATGTTAAACGCTTCGCTGGTGCGATTGGCCGTAAAGCTAAAACGGACAAACTTGATGCGGCGTTGATAGCGCATTTTAGTGAGGTAATTCAACCTGCCTTGTCGACACTAAAACCCGAGAACATTCAGAAGATGGCTGACGCGGTAGCCCGCAGAAATCAGCTTTTAGAGATGCAGACCCGTGAGAAAAACCGCCTTCAAATTATGCCAAAAACTGTTCAATCAAGTATAAAGGCAATGCTCACCGTGTTAAAAAAGCAAATTCAAAAGATGGACGACGAATTAGCCGATTTAATTCAAAGCTGCCCAGAATACCAGGCAAAAAGTGAACTGGTTCAAAGTATGCCGGGCATTGGCAAGGTGTCGGCTGCGGCCCTCATCAGCTATTTACCAGAACTTGGTTTGATGAATAGCAAACAGGTAGCCGCCCTTGTTGGCGTAGCCCCCATGAACAAAGAAAGTGGCCGATACAAAGGTAAGCAAGTGACTCAAGGAGGACGTCACCAAGTCCGAACGGTTTTGTTTATGGCCATGATGTCGGCGATGCAGTGTAACGCTAAGTTTAAAGCCACCTATGAGAGGTTGGTTGCCGCTGGTAAGCCTAAGAAAGTCGCCATCATTGCCTGTGTGAGGAAGATGGTTGTCATACTAAACTCAATGGTTAGAAATGGCGTTATGTGGGAAGAAAAAGCGGCTTAA
- a CDS encoding DUF4262 domain-containing protein encodes MNEAEIKIMENISTYGCHVTSVFDPKQQDPNFTYTTGINRQESRPELIIVGLRSELSSLIANEYNRRIQEGEVLMEDGFYEGFLDGFEVCFKPVANRFKEEFMLSCNWLYEGTTYPALQLVYPTVDGIWPWEAKASDSFKLLQPSFQETSAW; translated from the coding sequence ATGAATGAAGCAGAGATTAAGATTATGGAAAACATTTCAACGTACGGTTGCCATGTCACCTCTGTGTTTGACCCTAAACAACAAGATCCTAATTTCACATATACTACCGGTATAAATAGGCAGGAAAGTCGTCCAGAATTGATCATTGTTGGACTAAGAAGTGAATTATCTTCGTTGATAGCAAATGAATATAATCGTCGTATCCAAGAAGGTGAAGTTTTAATGGAAGATGGTTTTTATGAAGGGTTTCTCGATGGGTTTGAAGTTTGCTTTAAACCTGTAGCAAATAGATTTAAAGAAGAGTTTATGCTTTCTTGCAATTGGTTATATGAGGGAACCACTTACCCAGCGCTGCAGCTAGTCTATCCCACAGTAGATGGCATCTGGCCATGGGAAGCAAAAGCATCAGATAGCTTCAAACTATTACAACCAAGTTTTCAGGAAACGTCGGCATGGTAA
- the pnp gene encoding polyribonucleotide nucleotidyltransferase → MTPITKSFQYGQHTVTLETGVIARQATAAVLASMDDTSVLVTVVGKKEAKADQDFFPLTVNYQEKAYAAGKIPGGFFKREGRPSEGETLIARLIDRPIRPLFPEGFKNEVQVVVTVMSANPDIPTDIISMIGTSAALAISGIPFNGPIGAARVGFSNGEYILNTRNEEQAESELDLVVAGTEGAVLMVESEASVLSEDTMLGAVMFGHEQMQTVVNAVNEFAAEVGTEKWDWAPEAENTALKDKVKALAEAEMTAAYQISDKLERKDAVTAATEKALEAILAEDEDQDKKEVLDLLHDLESDVVRSRILSGAPRIDGRDPAMIRALDVATGILPRTHGSALFTRGETQALVAATLGTERDAQMIDELQGKRDSRFMLHYNFPPYCVGETGMIGSPKRREIGHGRLAKRGIQAVMPSEEEFPYVVRVVSEITESNGSSSMASVCGTSLALMDAGVPIKASVAGIAMGLVKSDDNFVVLSDILGDEDHLGDMDFKVAGTTEGITALQMDIKIEGITKEIMQIALKQAKEARLHILKTMDEAIGGHREELSEFAPRIYTMKIDQDKIRDVIGKGGAMIRQITEESDTNIEIEDDGTIKIFATERAKADIAISKIEQVTAEIEVGKTYNGKITRIVDFGAFVEVLPGKEGLVHISQIAHERVNKVTDYLEEGQMVDVKVMEIDRQNRVRLSIKELLEKPAPKSDDAE, encoded by the coding sequence GTGACTCCTATTACTAAATCATTTCAGTATGGACAGCATACTGTAACTCTAGAGACGGGTGTAATTGCTCGTCAGGCAACAGCTGCGGTTCTTGCGAGCATGGACGACACGTCTGTACTGGTAACAGTAGTTGGTAAAAAAGAAGCCAAAGCAGATCAAGACTTCTTCCCACTAACTGTTAACTACCAAGAAAAAGCGTACGCTGCGGGTAAAATCCCAGGTGGTTTCTTCAAGCGTGAAGGTCGTCCATCTGAAGGCGAAACCTTGATTGCACGTCTTATCGACCGTCCAATCCGCCCTTTATTCCCAGAAGGTTTCAAAAACGAAGTACAGGTTGTTGTTACTGTAATGTCTGCTAACCCAGATATCCCTACAGACATCATCTCTATGATTGGTACTTCTGCAGCCCTTGCTATTTCTGGTATTCCATTCAACGGCCCAATTGGTGCGGCACGTGTTGGTTTCAGCAACGGCGAATACATTCTAAATACACGCAACGAAGAGCAAGCTGAAAGCGAACTTGACCTTGTTGTTGCGGGTACAGAAGGCGCAGTACTTATGGTTGAATCAGAAGCAAGCGTGCTTTCTGAAGATACTATGCTAGGTGCGGTTATGTTCGGTCACGAGCAAATGCAAACAGTAGTTAACGCGGTCAACGAATTTGCAGCCGAAGTTGGCACTGAGAAGTGGGACTGGGCGCCAGAAGCAGAAAACACTGCACTTAAAGATAAAGTTAAAGCACTAGCTGAAGCAGAAATGACTGCGGCTTACCAGATTTCTGACAAGTTGGAGCGTAAAGACGCGGTAACTGCAGCAACTGAAAAAGCTCTTGAAGCTATCCTTGCTGAAGACGAAGATCAAGACAAGAAAGAAGTTCTAGACCTTCTTCATGACCTTGAGTCTGACGTAGTACGTTCACGCATTCTATCTGGAGCGCCACGTATTGATGGTCGTGACCCAGCAATGATTCGTGCACTAGACGTAGCGACAGGTATTCTTCCGCGTACTCACGGTTCTGCACTATTCACTCGTGGTGAAACGCAGGCACTTGTAGCTGCTACGCTTGGTACAGAGCGTGACGCACAGATGATTGACGAGCTTCAAGGTAAGCGCGACAGCCGTTTCATGCTTCACTACAACTTCCCTCCATACTGTGTTGGTGAAACCGGTATGATTGGTTCGCCTAAGCGTCGTGAAATTGGTCACGGTCGTCTAGCGAAGCGTGGTATTCAAGCAGTAATGCCAAGTGAAGAAGAATTCCCGTATGTAGTTCGTGTGGTTTCTGAAATCACAGAATCAAACGGTTCTTCATCAATGGCCTCTGTTTGTGGTACTTCACTAGCGCTTATGGATGCAGGTGTACCAATTAAAGCGTCTGTTGCGGGTATCGCAATGGGTCTTGTTAAGAGCGACGACAATTTTGTTGTACTTTCAGACATCCTTGGTGACGAAGATCACCTTGGCGACATGGACTTCAAAGTAGCAGGTACTACCGAAGGTATTACTGCACTTCAAATGGACATCAAGATTGAAGGTATCACTAAAGAAATCATGCAAATTGCGCTTAAACAAGCAAAAGAAGCACGTTTGCACATTCTTAAGACCATGGACGAAGCCATTGGCGGTCACCGTGAAGAGCTAAGTGAATTTGCGCCACGCATCTACACAATGAAGATTGACCAAGACAAGATCCGTGACGTTATCGGTAAAGGCGGCGCGATGATCCGTCAAATTACTGAAGAGTCTGACACTAACATTGAGATTGAAGACGACGGTACTATCAAAATCTTCGCGACAGAGCGTGCGAAAGCAGACATCGCTATTAGCAAGATTGAGCAAGTAACGGCTGAAATTGAAGTCGGTAAGACTTACAACGGTAAGATTACACGTATTGTAGACTTCGGTGCGTTTGTAGAAGTACTTCCAGGTAAAGAGGGTCTTGTTCACATTTCACAAATCGCTCACGAGCGTGTGAACAAAGTAACTGACTACCTAGAAGAAGGCCAAATGGTTGACGTTAAGGTTATGGAAATTGATCGCCAAAACCGTGTACGTTTAAGCATTAAAGAGCTTCTAGAAAAGCCTGCGCCTAAGTCTGACGACGCAGAATAA
- a CDS encoding mechanosensitive ion channel family protein: MEIVIDPAQLWQQLIAFANEYKLLTSLVLLVILHYIKKGILRLIKRRSSRRGEDRRNQINILEQLGNAFIIILLMMVWSSEIQTLAISIAAFMVAIVLATREFIQCFMGFIYYLGARPFRVGDWIQMNNVIGEVVEMDWAKTALLEVDAETFNYTGKHVYVPNSQLVTQTVRNLNFMRRYRLHSFEIVNEPTVNAYSLLPAFHARAQAHCEYFRDVAERYKGLIERHLEQEFIRIDPEVEIKTNELAKVVVKVSLFCPTAEAHELEHKMCSDWLSLWFKAMKEEQKQIESQQVDQSAAQLPHSVTASNSSL; encoded by the coding sequence ATGGAGATAGTGATAGACCCAGCGCAGTTGTGGCAACAACTCATTGCATTTGCCAATGAGTATAAGCTGCTCACATCTTTGGTGCTTTTGGTCATTCTGCACTACATCAAGAAAGGCATTTTGCGCCTTATCAAACGGCGAAGTTCTCGTCGCGGTGAAGACCGCCGCAATCAAATAAACATCCTCGAACAGCTCGGCAACGCATTCATTATTATTTTGTTGATGATGGTGTGGTCGTCAGAAATTCAAACCTTAGCTATCTCTATTGCGGCGTTCATGGTAGCAATTGTACTGGCCACCAGAGAATTTATTCAGTGCTTTATGGGGTTCATTTACTATTTGGGGGCAAGGCCTTTCAGGGTAGGTGATTGGATCCAAATGAACAACGTGATTGGTGAAGTGGTTGAAATGGACTGGGCCAAAACCGCGTTGCTAGAAGTTGATGCAGAGACATTCAATTACACAGGTAAGCACGTATATGTGCCAAATAGCCAATTGGTGACCCAGACGGTAAGAAACTTAAACTTTATGCGTCGCTACCGATTACATTCGTTTGAAATTGTGAACGAGCCAACCGTTAATGCTTATAGCTTGTTACCTGCCTTCCATGCAAGAGCACAAGCCCATTGTGAGTATTTTCGTGATGTGGCAGAGCGCTATAAAGGCTTGATAGAACGCCACTTAGAACAAGAGTTTATTCGAATCGATCCTGAAGTAGAAATAAAGACCAACGAACTTGCCAAAGTGGTAGTTAAAGTTAGTCTGTTTTGCCCAACTGCTGAGGCTCACGAGTTAGAGCACAAAATGTGTTCCGATTGGCTAAGCCTATGGTTTAAAGCAATGAAAGAAGAGCAAAAGCAGATTGAATCGCAACAGGTTGACCAATCAGCAGCGCAACTTCCTCACAGTGTTACAGCCAGCAATAGTAGCCTTTAA
- a CDS encoding alpha/beta hydrolase produces MNKIICGLLFLILAGHSNSWALSALPIAQELAIDSTVLGEKRDLVIYLPAGYKSSQAHYPVLYLTDGDIQGPHTAGTIDYLAKFEQMPQMIVVGIVNPTKTRVRDLTITPLEKLMPNQHENADRFLDFVENEVIPLVKKRYRTLDYQVLSGTSHGGQFAINAMVRRPNLFEGIIAISPSLYWNNKQLLVLAKQALESKQLQGHLYVSIANEEPTMTDAYQEFLDLLSGYSVNGLVVKSETFSNETHNTTVLQGQYAGLKNLFSEWPIPEGEPKTLGDLQAKFASRSALLNTEMKIPEDKANGYAQWLQYLNRQDDALDLLKWNRENYPQSLSAHSALIKAYVNFNMAEEAQSALQYALKSIDKLTPQQKTQLNSLFI; encoded by the coding sequence ATGAATAAAATTATATGCGGATTACTATTTTTGATATTGGCAGGCCACAGTAATAGTTGGGCGCTATCAGCGTTACCCATTGCACAAGAACTGGCGATTGATAGTACTGTGCTTGGTGAAAAGCGTGATTTAGTTATTTACTTGCCTGCTGGGTATAAATCTAGTCAGGCTCATTATCCGGTTTTGTATCTCACCGATGGTGATATTCAGGGGCCTCATACCGCTGGCACAATAGATTATCTGGCTAAGTTTGAGCAGATGCCGCAAATGATTGTCGTCGGTATTGTAAACCCAACAAAAACACGTGTTAGAGATTTAACAATTACCCCTCTAGAGAAGCTAATGCCAAATCAACATGAAAATGCGGATAGATTTTTAGATTTTGTTGAGAATGAAGTTATTCCCCTTGTGAAAAAGCGCTACCGAACTCTGGACTATCAAGTTCTATCTGGAACGTCGCATGGAGGGCAGTTTGCTATTAATGCCATGGTTAGGCGCCCAAACTTGTTTGAGGGAATCATCGCCATCAGCCCGTCGTTATATTGGAACAACAAGCAACTGTTGGTATTAGCCAAGCAGGCTTTAGAAAGTAAACAGTTACAAGGGCATTTGTATGTGTCTATTGCTAACGAAGAGCCAACTATGACAGACGCGTATCAAGAATTTCTAGATTTGCTTTCTGGGTATTCAGTTAACGGACTAGTGGTCAAGTCTGAGACCTTTAGTAATGAAACACACAACACAACTGTGCTTCAAGGGCAGTATGCTGGTTTGAAAAACTTGTTTTCCGAATGGCCTATTCCAGAAGGTGAACCTAAAACTTTAGGTGACTTGCAGGCGAAATTTGCCAGTCGCTCGGCTTTACTTAATACAGAAATGAAAATTCCGGAAGATAAAGCAAACGGATACGCACAGTGGTTACAATATTTGAATCGTCAAGATGACGCGCTTGATCTACTCAAATGGAATCGAGAAAATTATCCTCAATCTTTAAGTGCTCATTCCGCATTAATCAAAGCATATGTGAATTTCAATATGGCAGAAGAAGCACAGTCAGCGCTTCAATACGCACTGAAGTCAATTGACAAGCTTACCCCACAACAAAAAACACAGCTAAATAGCTTGTTTATATAG
- a CDS encoding DUF1244 domain-containing protein, with product MDKQTQTEVEAAVFRRLVEHLDANKDVQNIDLMILADFCRNCLAKWYSAAASEQGADIDYEAAREVVYKMPYSEWKEKHQLPATDEQLEKLAARQKK from the coding sequence ATGGATAAGCAAACGCAAACTGAAGTAGAAGCCGCGGTATTCCGCCGTTTAGTAGAGCACTTAGACGCGAACAAAGACGTTCAGAACATCGACCTGATGATTTTGGCGGATTTCTGCCGTAACTGCTTGGCAAAATGGTATTCTGCGGCTGCAAGCGAGCAGGGCGCCGATATAGACTACGAGGCTGCACGCGAAGTGGTATACAAAATGCCGTATTCAGAATGGAAAGAAAAGCACCAGCTTCCTGCCACTGACGAGCAGCTTGAAAAGCTTGCTGCTAGACAGAAAAAGTAA
- a CDS encoding class I SAM-dependent DNA methyltransferase: MNPIQQAFNYDKIAEHWNSDRFNRENGNSEHKRALNFAPKTGKAIDVGCGSSGRIIDLLLKYGYDVEGLDLSTEMLRLAKIRHPKVVFHHADICNWVPSKKYAFISAWDSIWHVPLENQESVIGKLLEHLEVNGVIIFTSGAVDEKGDGSNPFLGQDLYHAALGIPAILKLLESHNCVCRHLENDDFPNKHLYVVAQKRA, encoded by the coding sequence ATGAATCCCATACAGCAAGCATTTAATTACGATAAGATTGCAGAGCATTGGAATAGCGATCGCTTTAATAGAGAAAATGGTAATTCAGAGCATAAAAGAGCGCTTAACTTTGCTCCGAAGACTGGGAAAGCTATTGATGTAGGTTGCGGCAGCAGCGGACGTATAATCGATTTATTATTAAAGTATGGATATGATGTTGAGGGGCTGGACCTTTCAACCGAAATGCTAAGGCTTGCAAAAATAAGGCATCCTAAAGTCGTATTCCATCACGCAGATATTTGCAACTGGGTTCCAAGTAAAAAATATGCGTTCATATCGGCCTGGGATAGTATTTGGCATGTTCCCCTCGAAAACCAAGAAAGTGTAATTGGTAAACTCCTAGAGCATCTGGAAGTGAATGGTGTAATAATTTTTACAAGTGGGGCGGTCGATGAAAAGGGGGATGGTAGCAACCCATTTTTGGGCCAAGACTTATACCATGCAGCTCTTGGTATTCCAGCAATTTTAAAGTTATTGGAAAGTCACAATTGCGTGTGTCGGCACTTGGAAAACGATGACTTTCCAAACAAACATTTATACGTGGTCGCACAAAAACGTGCCTAA